A portion of the Toxotes jaculatrix isolate fToxJac2 chromosome 16, fToxJac2.pri, whole genome shotgun sequence genome contains these proteins:
- the agpat2 gene encoding 1-acyl-sn-glycerol-3-phosphate acyltransferase beta, which translates to MDVLWMVPLLLIPLLMWTSSTFVFYFKKCFYVAWMMFLALFAIPLCILKSGGRDIENMRIIRFLVRHVKYFLGLRFEVSGWEHLQTEGPYVIISNHQSSLDVLGLMEILPDRCTMIAKKELIYAGTVGLICWLGGIVFINRKKTSDAKSVMAGAAKTMLDDQIRLWVFPEGTRNQRGDLLPFKKGAFHLAVQAQAPIIPVVFSSYSNFYLRKEKQFKSGTIRLKILPKIETKGMTSDDISSLSDKSFNLMRSAFLEISDSVTQSNGPLRH; encoded by the exons ATGGATGTGCTATGGATGGTACCGCTGCTGCTGATTCCACTCCTGATGTGGACGAGCAGCacgtttgttttttatttcaagaAGTGCTTTTACGTCGCCTGGATGATGTTCTTGGCCTTGTTTGCGATCCCTCTGTGCATACTGAAAAGCGGAGGCAGAGACATTGAAAACATGAG GATTATCCGCTTCCTGGTTCGTCACGTGAAGTATTTCCTGGGTCTTCGGTTTGAAGTGAGCGGTTGGGAGCATCTACAGACAGAGGGACCCTATGTCATCATCTCCAACCACCAGAGCTCCCTGGATGTTTTGG GCCTGATGGAGATCTTACCAGACCGCTGCACCATGATTGCCAAGAAGGAGCTGATCTACGCTGGCACAGTGGGCCTCATCTGCTGGCTGGGCGGCATCGTCTTTATCAACCGCAAGAAGACCAGCGATGCCAAGAGTGTCATGGCTGGTGCTGCCAAAACCATGTTGGACGACCAG ATTCGTCTGTGGGTGTTCCCAGAAGGAACGCGAAACCAGAGAGGTGACCTGCTGCCATTTAAAAAAGGTGCTTTCCACCTGGCAGTTCAGGCACAA GCACCCATCATACCCGTCGTTTTCTCCTCCTACAGCAACTTCTACCTACgaaaagaaaagcagttcaAATCAG GGACCATCAGATTGAAGATCCTTCCAAAGATCGAGACAAAGGGAATGACGTCAGACGATATTTCATCCTTGTCTGACAAATCCTTCAACCTGATGCGCTCTGCCTTCCTGGAAATCTCTGACTCCGTAACCCAGAGCAACGGGCCCCTGAGGCACTGA
- the egfl7 gene encoding epidermal growth factor-like protein 7, with protein sequence MYQTLLLSSSLFILHVMGTPQFLAHHGRRVCGRDLHHSIVMATESYVQPVHKPYITLCQGHRLCSTYKTVYSVAYRQVSRVTSPSHFYPECCPGWRRFHSHNCNQAVCGQACVNGGTCLRPNQCACPLGWTGHQCQTDVDECSEQQPCAQECVNTAGSYRCTCRDGFRLAGDGRTCQSLPPPLPPPPATPSPPTQTSQTTAGGRTDAGTGRIGLVENVTEEVQSLRNRVELLEKKLQLVLAPFSSFFPLSLDEGMSEKTTLLSHSFQQLDRIDSLSEQIGFLEERLGTCSCQEN encoded by the exons ATGTACCAAACActgcttctttcctcctccctcttcatccTTCATGTGATGGGCACTCCCCAGTTCCTCGCTCACCATGG GAGGAGGGTGTGCGGCCGAGACCTCCACCATAGCATTGTCATGGCAACAGAGTCCTACGTCCAACCGGTGCACAAGCCCTACATCACCCTGTGTCAGGGGCATCGCCTCTGCAGCACTTACAA GACCGTGTACTCGGTGGCGTACCGGCAGGTGAGCAGAGTGACGTCTCCTTCGCATTTCTACCCAGAGTGTTGCCCGGGCTGGAGGAGGTTTCACTCTCACAACTGCAACCAAG ctgtgtgtggacAAGCCTGCGTGAATGGAGGTACCTGCTTAAGACCCAACCAGTGTGCTTGTCCGCTAGGCTGGACAGGCCACCAGTGccaaacag aCGTGGATGAGTGCAGCGAGCAGCAGCCGTGCGCTCAGGAGTGTGTGAACACCGCTGGCAGCTATCGATGCACGTGCAGAGACGGCTTCAGGCTCGCCGGAGACGGCCGCACTTGTCAaagccttcctcctcctcttcctcctcctcctgccacgCCTTCGCCCCCCACCCAGACCAGCCAGACGACAGCGGGTGGTCGCACTGATGCAG GTACAGGAAGGATCGGCCTGGTGGAGAATGTGACGGAGGAGGTGCAGAGTTTGAGGAACAGGGTAGAGCTCCTGGAAAAG AAGTTGCAGTTGGTCTTGGCCCCCTTCAGCAGCTTCTTCCCACTGTCATTGGATGAGGGCATGTCGGAGAAAACCACCTTGCTGTCCCACTCCTTCCAGCAACTGGACCGCATCGACTCCCTTAGCGAGCAGATTGGCTTCCTGGAGGAGCGCCTTGGCACAT GTTCCTGCCAGGAAAATTAA